TCATCTGATGTCTTGGTATTTGACTACACCAAGCATCCCTCAAAACCAGAGCCATCTGGAGAATGTCATCCAGATCTCaggtaataatgataattattagtattataattcCTGGAACTAGCAgtcaatttgtataattttttttgtatatcacAACAGGTTCACATATTGTAGTGCTTTAAGTTTATTGACTGCTAAATGGCTTGAGATTAGAACTGTCTGAACAGACATTGACCAAATTCAGATTGATAAAACAGAGGAACTTTTGAAGTTCATTAACACCTATAAATACtataagcttggtggtctacttacGGCCATAtatcccaatattcagtctatcgcttacttgagataaaaatcgtaactatcattgacttctCTGTCCcaaacggtaactcaccttatccgtacccactgtctgtcaatgggacaacatatagcttaccagcgatagaagcttgtatggaaattgcaattcacatgtcccaatataaggcgataagaatgacttattgggtatattgggacagcttcagattattgacagctaattacggacagtagaaggtagtaattcatctctatctgtagatagtatattgggaatggctgtTAGACATGACATTGGCTGAATTGTGGTGGCTCTACACAGAATCCACAATAGGTAGCCACATATACTCCCAAGTTAAGTTTTTGATAAACTGATGTTTTAGTTAATTCTTGTGAAATACTACACTACCAGAATTTTGCAATGTGTTaccaaaattaaaacaattttaattgaatcatttcaatatatttgtttaattttcctTACAATTTCTTGTTGAACAGCAAAATCTGTTCTACCAAAATTGTTCAGTGTGAACCTGTTATAAAATAAGaatcttatttttattcatttatgatttaatatagtttttttgtCATTAGAGCAGCAATAGCACTTCCTTACTTCTTCATCCAACAAAGTTGATTGATTAATTCCAAGTCATTGATCCTATGTACTCATAAAAAGTGTTTTTCAAAAGACACATTTTAACACATCACATGTTTGATAGCATATAGATAATGGATGTAAAATTATATTGCATGTAGTGATTTAGCaatgaaacttttatttttgtacttaaTATTGGATTTTGTAGAAATCcaaaacttatttatatttaatataaaaataaataataattatttttattagattgCGAGGTCACCAAAAGGAAGGATATGGATTATCATGGAATCCAAACCTCAATGGTTATCTGTTGTCAGCAAGGTGAGTTATTCAAAGGCATTTGTCATTCATCATCACACACATTAAATTCAGCAATATTAGAAGAAAATGgcaaaactaattttaaactcATTTATTACAGTGATGATCACACAATTTGCTTGTGGGACATAAATGCAACACCGAAGGAGGGGAGAGTGATTGAAGCTAAATCAGTGTTTACGGGTCACACGGCTGTGGTCGAGGATGTGGCTTGGCATCTCTTGCATGAATCACTGTTTGGATCAGTGGCTGATGACCAGAAACTCATGATCTGGGATACCAGGTTAGTGTGCAGTTATATGTTACATGAAATCTTatcatcatttatttatttatttaatagatcactaacataagaaacagtagtcacagtgttaataattaatgtatttcaaattcaaatatatttatttaaaataggatgtgacatcacttactgTAAGTCAAAAACTAGACAAAAACTCAggcatttttttcatcaaaaaaatatgtttacaaattaatattgtacaattaagcttattatttaatagcctgaggtttgtcgctccattcccaatctgtggtatcattaagaaagttatttatgttatagttaccttgaccacacaaatattttttttaaatttctattgaataacgtaatacttttgtttcgaacattttctgtggtcttgttgtaaaagcatatacatctccccacaaaagacttactaattttGAACGTtgtctattcctggtgttaacattgtggttatgacagtttctagcaaattcgttaATTAAAGTTGATCATAAAATCTAACTTTCCTACAGTTAAAGGTAATCACAGCATGCattgtgttataaaaattatgagTAAGGAAAAATctagtaaaatattgtttaaatagtaAATTACGAGTTATcttgaaacaaataattattgttttgaaaataattaaattattaaaacaaatatctattcatgtatcattttatttttttatttaacagtaactcgacttaacactaacaattgatttgcacttacatacaAGTACTACATTGTTTATTCTAATTAgaattcaacattttaaaaaagaaagttTAAGTAACTCGAACCTTAATTCTAATAATATGAAACTATTAACACTACCTACAATTTGGAGAAATGGTGCAAACAAATTACCTGCAGTAAAAAGTAAGGTTTGATAGAAATGAggaattttatgtatttgagTATTTATATGTGATACATAATACaagttattttgaatattaatttattaactttttttaaatacaggCAATCACTTGGCTTACCATAGAGATGTCGGTTCAAGGcatgtgttttctaccgcatttattacggggagtgtttcaaagagctgtttgacctctGATTCTCAATacagaattccacctttgcataACACATCACATACTTGAATATCCAACATGAATTGGATGATATTCAAGATGGACGTGTTGAATTCACTGCCTTTCCACTTTCTGTCTTGTATAAAAACTggaataagctttttatgtGGTGTATGACCCAGGACTATGACATGGTTACTTTCAAAAAGGCCACTGACACTTAAAAAAAGACCAGCAAACCTCTGGTGTTTCAGGAGTATGTGGGTGGCAGTGGTCACTTAACATCATGTAACCCATATTCTTGTTTGTCTTCATCTCCCGGGATTAGTAAAACCCAACTTTTATGCGGTTTGTGCCTTGAGCCACAGATGTTAAGTcactttgcccagtaatatcactagccaTTGTGTCCTTTAAACTGTGGATGTAGCACAATAATTCtggcagatttttttttgtataaaaaatagccTTGACCTTAGCACCTAGTTGGCACTTGGTTGGAGTATCAGGAGCTAATGTTTAGATCTTATGGAGACTAGtatatcttgtttttttttaaattaaagacaAAGTCCATGGAATAGTCCGTTTCTCTTTGGAGACAGTTCTAAGACAGCTCTGAATCCGTGAACaactggcatttttaaaaatgtgACCCTTTCAAACATGATTTAATACCTTTTGAGTGACTAGTATaacatgattttaaaatatacatattttattgacagatGCAACAACACATCCAAGCCATCACACACTGTGGATGCTCACACAGCGGAAGTAAACTGCTTAAGTTTCAACCCATACTCAGAATTCATCCTTGCCACTGGCAGTGCCGACAAAACTGTAAGTTGGCTCTTTCcaattcaaattgttttaaaatattaataatactgaTACAGCTTGGAGCAAtatttgtacatttttgtaTCGGATATAAGCTCTTCAGTAACTCTTAATACTTATTATCTTGTTGCGAGATTTTCGACCTTTCAttcatcgtcatgctcgcttaaatgcctctgcttgtggcggcgacgtggggcgggtcgttccgttccctaaaatatggtcgagggaggcgatggctggtccatgcgtcatgctcgtgaacgggtgctactcgtggtggctggatgatcttgttaccgggaagTCTGctttatgtgttttttattattatttcctttaaagttagttattatatattttattttatgaaatgctcacataatgcctctatttatttacggtatgtgtggattgatgcatctactatactcaactcttgtgtttataagtattaatttacttttgttttgtttttttgacttacttgtgtaagcctttcagtttttgaaatttgagtatttttattacatcactttgcatatattgtaattgaaatgatttgtaaaataattcaaatgtaaatctggacttaaaagagtggcaatgagtttcttgctacttcttctcattagctcaaccctttacgaagtagcggtaaatttaataagaaacaattttttttcttttttgacattcataagacgtgtgacctacatgaataaagtgtttttgaatttgaatttccaaCCAGCTAAGGATGAGGATTTACTTCTACTGGGAATTATTGTGGTTGTCTCTAATATGATTTggaaagaaatgtttttttttttgagaattaTTAGTCCAGTATGTTATACTATTGAGTAGGgagtatgaattaccatcagctcaacatcctgcttgtctcatcccttattttcataaaaaacaaagtatGGAACCAGCAGATTGTCTGTATATAAAAGTTAGTTTGTAAAGTGGCAATCGTTCACAGCCAACagatataacaaattatatcccaaaattgttctaaaATATTCTACAGACATAATTCATACAGACACATTTCATAGAGATAATGCTAGATagattttatgttttgtttggtttacatattaaatatggTAGAGTAAATAAatgcatattaaattaaattaataatttcaggTTGCACTTTGGGATCTCCGCAATCTGAAGCTAAAACTACATTCGTTTGAGTCACACAAGGATGAGATATTCCAAGTTCAATGGTCGCCACACAATGAGACAATCCTAGCCAGCAGTGGAACAGACAGGAGGTTCGTGAGACCATTTTGCATGCAGTTTTGGGCAGTTACTCCCCAGCCTAGCTCCTTCCAGCAGTTCAGAATATGCCAGGGATGCTCATAGAATTCTCGTAGGGACCTTATATTTTCTAAGGTTTTTATCTTTTGGTTGATCACTATGCACATTCTAGGATTACATGAGTTAGTGACCCTTTCATCTTAGCCAAACATCCTCTGTACTTAAGAGTGGTCCATTACGCCTATTGTAAAAATGTGCTTATTTAGAGATGTTGATTCGGATTTCGTGTTGGTTTAGGCTGATGAGTTGTCAAGTCGAACTGTCAACTTAGGGGATGAAGGTACTGGGTCAAACCCACAATTTTTCATATACATTTGTCAGACAatctttttgttaaataaaaaatcttgagGTAACTTACACAACACAACAGTGTAGAAATTCAAAAGTTTTTCTGTCAAGTTGAATTGTAAGAGGAGTACtctgtttttatggaaaaggaggacaaatgagcgtacaggtcacctggtgttaagtgatcaccactgcccacattctcttgcaacaccagaggaatcataggagggttgcctccggtcctcgacattAACCGCTAGGCCGCTGTTTCACGCTGGTAtactgtgcgagtgtggtaagtaaccccgGACATGTCTGGCCCGATAGAGCTCACGTCATAAGACGGTAGCATGACTCCCACTTTTAAAAAttccttagtcgcctcttacgacacccttgggcttgggactaccctattctttttacgacCCGGGGAAGCAAAGAATAGAAAATAACCCTTATGTGTTTGCTTGAGATGGCACGAAGTAGGTATCAGTGCCTAAAGTAGCGCTTGGCTACTAGATTTCCTACAAGAtgttccaaaatgatattatgtataattgatttatttagttgaattatgtattttatgtttgaacatttatttttatgattacggttaaaTAGTTGTCccatgtgtttatttaatttcgcCATTGCAGCgccatatataatatgttatttcttacaaacatttttaatctGACCTGGCAGGCTTCACGTGTGGGATCTATCAAAGATTGGTGAGGAACAGACTGCAGAGGATGCTGAGGATGGGCCTCCGGAGTTACTGTTCATTCACGGAGGTCACACTGCCAAGATATCAGACTTCTCATGGAACCCCAATGAACCCTGGGTGATTTGCTCTGTCTCAGAGGATAATATCATGCAGGTTagtgtgaaattattataatattatgtacatttcaCCTAACCACTTATCCTGTTACTTTaactagttaaatataaaagcTTGTGTTTAAATATCTATATGGTTCTAAGTTATCAAATACAACCTTAAGGCTGATTTCCACCAACAACttctgatatatatataaaagaaaagttATTTTGACGTCTCCCCAAAACTTTTTGTGACTTTCCCAATTCACCTTATGTGGTTATAGAAGCTATTTTTACTCAATTGTTTTGTCTTctatgtaatgtaataatatgcTTAATATGTTTATTGTCAGGTCTGGCAAATGGCTGAAAATATATACAATGATGAGGAGCCTGATACTCCTGCTTCTGAATTGGAGTCCGGAGTCAATGTTAACCACGGTTAGTTGGTGGGCTCATCATCTTCCGCTAACATCAAGCACTACAGTGAGACAGCATCAGGTTCTTGTTATGGAAATGTGGTCTAGTGTACAGTTATGTTTTctaaatttaaacttatgtaAAATAGGGTATTTTCCAGTTATTTTTTACAGTGCCAACTTTTTATCTACCTACCttcatatatacatttttgtcAAGCTCCGGTCCATAGTACTTTCAGGGGCAGTACTGCTCCTATTAGccataaataatagttttttctGATCTGCTACCGtaattataatgtaatgaaaatatataaagagaAAGTTGAACCATTACACTTCTCAACCGAAAACAACCTGATATGgggtatgtatatatatgtgattcaaacgagaattaaatatattgtacacATCATCAGAAAAGTTTTAACAGTGCGTAAATTAGAATATTTTGGCTGTTATAATATTCAGATGTCAATTGGAGTCATCCATTAaggacaaattaataaaattgcatAATCAAAAAACAAGATTCCTTTTTTAAATGAGTAATTGTCACCGTTGACGGTACCTAAGTCCAACGCATTATATTACACACACTGGTAGAACGCACGTTAGATATATTTCGTTTGGactaagattattttattacttgtgATTCAATATTTGAAATCAGCGCAAATGGTCGGAGTTACGAAATAGTTTATGGCAAAATAATGTCAATATTATGTCGAGCATAGTACTGAGCTTaccattttatattttgttgtcaTAGACTATGACGTCATACCAAGCGGGCCAAAATAGCAGCAGGCGTTTGAAGTATCCgcgtatatttattaaatatctttatgTACTTTTATGAATTCaataattttctattatattcatGTACAATAccgaataaatataaaataaaatccgtacaaattccctttcattaataatttaatattattagtaagcTGTTGTGAACTGATTATATATACACGGAATTAATTTGCTGCAATAATGCGGtgacaaattaaattatcaacATTATGTTATTGCCCAATGGACTATGAACGAAAAATGAGAGATTGCTAATTTTGAATGTGAAAGATGTGTGCTATTTTTgatgatttgtaaatttttggaatatattttaaacttcAGTATATTAGTGTTTTATCtgatttgaaaaaattaaataatatcttgaTCTCCTacattactaataattattataaatggtgGTTAAAATTGTTTGAAGCGGGCAAGACAAGTTAATTTTTGACAGTAAAGGCTATGTGTGTATTAATCTTACAGGAATAAGTAGAATATGGAattcaaaattgaattttttcattttaaacaaaaatatcgttttaaaatatgatcatttAGTTTATAGCACTTATATTGTTATTTGTGGTTTGTAAAGTGTTTTGGTAAGAACTGAAAGTCTGAATGTTAGAGCAATGTTTAAaactttgcaaaaaaaaaaatgataatatgaATTGACAATAATGTCATGATTATACTACTGTCACTTATTAcactaattgttaaaaataacctTGTCTTGCTCTGTAGATAGTAATAGAATCTCCTGCACAAATCCAACAATGGAAAATAATAACCAGtcacaataaaaactttttactgTTGATATAAGTTCCAACCTAGTGTAAGTTCATTGTAAAAGATAATTCCATGTTTAATTTATTGAGAAGTCAAGTTATTTTAACTGTCATTAAAATAAACTGACAGTTGTGTTGATGCATTGAGAATAAATTTAAGTTCTGCTTTATTATAAACGAAATAAAACTATGTAAGATAACTTATAAGTGGTTTTATTTGTGATGAGAGGGGATGGATAAGAccgtttccaaaaaaaaatggtatgtATCCTATTTGATTGTTTCGTCGtttcattactagctgacccggcaaacgttgttttgccatataaattgtattgatcttgtgcttgctagttgataagaggtGGCgatagttgtattcattagtaacaatcacacttcttttatattttgtttaattcacacaatagttttataaattatagcctatttgttattctggtgtgtaagctatattattgtaaagtttcatcaaaatctattcagtagattttgcgttaaagaagttcaaacatacatccagacatacaaactttcacatttatattagtAGGATGTATGCCCTGGCCCCTGAATTACATTACATACCTACCTACAGTAGGTACAATTCAAAATTGATTGAAACAGCAAATGCAGATTGATAGCAATTTAggttataattttcaaataaattaactcgtgataatattaaataaagtgaGAATATTTTCTTCTTTGTGTTTATGATACATTTACCTTCCTTGTTACCTTCAAGATACATACTTTctcaatatacttatataatatatttgtttagtaGTTATGCCGTAGTCGGGGTCCCCGACTtgcgtaagcaaaaattaataaaaactatacaatattttatttttaaacagaaaattaccaatttttattaaataaaaatttacctaAGAACTTCGATGGGACACGAACGCCTGTCAGACCTGTCACTATTGTCCATAGAGGCAGAAACTttagaaaaactaaaaagtCATCATCagctaaaaatgatttaataaatcagttcgagagtgtatatttaatttaaaatgttagtAAAAATTTTGGTAAAAGTAACAGataggtaattattttgaataaatattttttaaaattttatgcaaacttttcttttgtgagaaatctttacccTTCATAAGGGCCCCGACAAAGCACGCTACGCGACTGCGTAAACAatgatattgtaatattaaaagaggtagatatgtcgcctaaattgagtcaattggttcatgtggtcgtagtcgctctcgcGAAACTCAAAGGTTTCCCATAGTAAACCTTtgagttattattttaagtggatttttttaaaatccagcttttattttaatattatatcaagcATTTAGCGGACTATCAAATGATAGAACATTGCACCGCCGCGGTTcgaatttttaaactttaaataggTTGATTCACAAACGAAGGACGACTCTTCACTGCTCTGCAATATAATATGTGGTTTGCGTTTTTGATTCTTTGGAATTTGTTAATTACTTCTTGATTACTAATGAATATAAACTTATGCCGGGAATAATACCAGAGGTCGAACTTGCAACTCGtaataactactaaaatattcgtcatattttaaatttgctgTGTCCTCCAAATATgataattcaattcaatttttgtgatatggcgTGTGGCTGCACCAGTCGGGCGCAAATTATTTCGCTAATATCGAGTGGAATTGAAGAGACACGTTATggaaattttgtatgaatttaataataataataaatttaatttataagtggCAGGTTTTTTTGAGTAtagtgttattttataatatggttAGTTTCTAGCCTGGACCAGACTCCCGCTACTGTGAGTAGAACATTGATGCCCTTTtcacatttattaattacatattcgGTATGAGCCAATCCGTTCAGTCTGTAATCAAGGATAACTCCAAGGAACTTTGCCTTATCTACCAAGTTGATGAGTTGGTCCTCATTATTTAGAGTAAGGATAATAGGGAAGTGGTCGCTACCATAGGTAGTAGGAAGAGTTTGCCAGGATAGCTGTGATGCAAGGGAAGTTGAAGAAAGGGATAGATCTACTGCCGATTTTTGGTTCTGATTGGGGTAAACTCTGCGGGTCGGAGAGTAGGATTCAGGATACAAAGATTCATATCCTCAAAGATGTCAACCAACAACGGAGCAAACCCATCACAGTTGTAACTCCCCCACAAAgtgtggtgggcgttaaaatcacCCATAATTACAGTGGGACTGGGGAGAGAAGTTAGAATAGTTTCAATTTCTGGAATAAAGGAGGGGCTTGCATGTGGAATATACAAAGAGAGGAAGGAAATATTTACAGCTCTCACAGCAACAGCATTAATCTGATCACTGTGAGGGGGGATAGGAATAGAAGAAAACGAAATGTTTTGCCGAATGAAAATTGCACTACCCGCATAGCCGTCATCTCTGTCATCCCGCAAACAGAAGAAACCAGGGACCATTATAACAGGGCTATGAAGGttaattaatgatataagaTCTTGTTTCTTAGCACGGATACTTTTACAGTTCCATTGCAGAAGAACTGTTGGGGCCATTGTTCAAGATCTTAAAAAGACGGGTTAGATTGTGGGCAACGTTGTGCGGTAATGGAAGTTCGCTGCATGGAGCAACGATGCTGAGGAGCAATGACGAAAGGTCTTCTAACATTTTTCCTTGGGATTGAGGGAAGTCGGGTTGGCTGTTGCCAAGAGCACAGCCATTGGGTAGAGAGGAGGGTGGGAGATTGATGATAGCGTCATGGGCCTGCTTGTTGTAACCCTTTGCTAAGGGGGTACGGGGGCGAGGAGAACGATTGTCTCCCGATAGGATCTTTTAGGGTTGGAGCTGGGTTGAGATGAGTTGGTAGGTTGGTAGGTTGGGAAGAGTTAACGGGCAGAGGGGAGAATGTAGGAGAGGAGAAGAACTCCCTTGTCATCTCCGCATATAACCTGCGGACTGGGGGGAAACGAGCCGATGCatctatatactatatattaccCTGAGACATAATACGCTTTATGTTTTCTTGGCGTAAAAACTCTGGACAGTTCTTATCCGACGCAAAATGACTGCCTGAGCAATGTAAGCAGGAAGCTTTTTCTTTTGGAACATCGCAGGACTCACCTGTATATAGTTGAGCACATCTGTAACACCTGCTTAGACCTACACTGTGCTTTAACGTGGCCAAAACGACAGCAATTCAGGCACTGAATAGTCGGGAATTTATAGATTTCTACTTGAAGGGacgtataaaatgaaaaaattttgGAGGGAAGCATCTGGCCTCTAAAAGTCAAAACAACCGATTGAGTGGGCACCCACTCGACAATACCTTCAATGATGTTCTTGCGGTTTAAGCGGCGGGCTTTCAAAACCTCGCCACAGCCAATCGGTAGCTCTAGGGGTTCGACAAATTCCTCCACAGACCAGTCCACCTCGGACTAGGCCCATCCGAGTAATATTAAAAGTCGGAATTTCTGCTTTATGTTTTGTCAAAGTCAGAATTTGGATACTTAGAAAGTCATTAGCTGCTTGAGCGTTTGAAAATTCGACACTTACTCTGTTGCGGCCAACACTTTTAACACCGTCCTTAACAATgtgcgtgaatttattttggtgtAGGAACAGTCCAAACTTCAATGCACGGATAGATGTGCCTGCAGATGGGTCCGAGACCTCCCTGGAAACGTGAACTATAAATGGACCTTTGTCATCCCCACTGTAACCTTTAGGGCCTTCAGCGAACGAAGGATGCGTGTACATAGTTTGTACGGATGCTTGGGGCGGATTTAAACCTGATTTTTTCCCGCTTTCTGTAGCGGGCCCATCGGATTCGACATGCCGCTTCCGAGAGGAAAAAGCCTGTCGAGATGTATTTCTAGACCCATCGTGGTCTGGTGGAACCGGAGGGGGTTCCACCTCCATTCCCAACACACTAAATTATACCACCACCAATAAACAATAGGTAAAACACAAATACCGGCcacttttcaacaaaaaaaacactC
The Leptidea sinapis chromosome 9, ilLepSina1.1, whole genome shotgun sequence DNA segment above includes these coding regions:
- the LOC126965976 gene encoding chromatin assembly factor 1 p55 subunit, yielding MGDKGDGETFDDAVEERVINEEYKIWKKNTPFLYDLVMTHALEWPSLTAQWLPDVTRPEGKDYSVHRLILGTHTSDEQNHLLIASVQLPNEDAQFDASHYDNDKGEFGGFGSVSGKIDIEIKINHEGEVNRARYMPQNPCVIATKTPSSDVLVFDYTKHPSKPEPSGECHPDLRLRGHQKEGYGLSWNPNLNGYLLSASDDHTICLWDINATPKEGRVIEAKSVFTGHTAVVEDVAWHLLHESLFGSVADDQKLMIWDTRCNNTSKPSHTVDAHTAEVNCLSFNPYSEFILATGSADKTVALWDLRNLKLKLHSFESHKDEIFQVQWSPHNETILASSGTDRRLHVWDLSKIGEEQTAEDAEDGPPELLFIHGGHTAKISDFSWNPNEPWVICSVSEDNIMQVWQMAENIYNDEEPDTPASELESGVNVNHG